The following are from one region of the Apostichopus japonicus isolate 1M-3 chromosome 17, ASM3797524v1, whole genome shotgun sequence genome:
- the LOC139954958 gene encoding uncharacterized protein — translation MARQHTCDKATRYGSPVWEKTFPVLGKGTLLFNIKRDKPFYIAVCNKEGDENAETTILLEVDEHGASFCTQQRPLVSSTNHTGYEPLKIVTYWYSYDSDNMTVKYGKGYCMEETTLLKYTFTDKSDRVKYFDPAKRRVVKLFNSNPLVSHRSSWRSKMNKLLKGSTEPSDTLVDVEKKIMFSPYPLMCNRPPFVRDSSLSNMMDIDLGEITYSSSLPEACQDLYDNVKGDDMSLDYGEKEYTLTDAIRHSIEDENGLLHKTLEKKKDEFGSHDQIYLRITLGKNFGNSPGIPYVLEIWPKKCGSPIHGHGNSCAVIRVLHGGLTISIYNKNTTDEMAKPLKEFDVKKDDVTWIAPNWYQTHKLRNKTNDFCATIQCYQYGDKDDIHWPFFDYLDSKSHTVDVFTPKSDFHFKEMYDKVMKEYEEFMAGKKTNL, via the coding sequence ATGGCTCGTCAACACACTTGTGACAAAGCCACCCGGTATGGAAGTCCAGTATGGGAAAAAACATTCCCTGTTCTTGGCAAGGGTACGTTACTGTTTAACATCAAACGAGATAAACCATTCTACATCGCAGTTTGTAACAAGGAAGGTGATGAAAATGCTGAAACCACCATTCTGTTAGAAGTAGATGAACATGGAGCGTCATTTTGCACACAGCAGCGCCCCCTTGTCTCTAGCACGAACCATACTGGGTATGAGCCATTGAAGATTGTGACATACTGGTACAGTTACGATAGTGATAATATGACAGTAAAATATGGGAAAGGCTATTGTATGGAGGAAACTACACTGTTAAAATACACTTTTACAGATAAAAGCGACAGAGTAAAATATTTTGACCCAGCAAAGAGACGAGTTGTTAAACTGTTCAACTCCAATCCTTTGGTATCCCATCGGTCTTCTTGGAGGTCCAAGATGAACAAGCTGTTAAAGGGGTCAACTGAGCCATCCGATACACTGGTCGATGTTGAGAAGAAGATAATGTTTAGCCCGTATCCTTTAATGTGTAATCGACCACCATTTGTTCGAGACAGTTCGTTGTCAAACATGATGGACATTGACCTAGGTGAAATTACCTATTCAAGCAGCCTTCCTGAAGCCTGTCAAGATTTGTATGATAATGTCAAGGGTGACGACATGAGTCTGGATTATGGGGAGAAAGAGTACACGTTGACGGACGCAATTAGGCACAGCATCGAAGACGAAAACGGTCTACTTCATAAAACCTTGGAGAAAAAGAAGGATGAATTTGGTAGTCATGACCAAATTTATCTCCGCATCACCCTCGGTAAGAACTTCGGAAATTCGCCAGGTATCCCATATGTTTTAGAAATCTGGCCAAAGAAATGCGGGAGCCCGATACATGGCCATGGCAACTCATGCGCGGTGATTCGTGTTTTACACGGAGGCTTAACTATttcaatttacaacaaaaatacAACCGATGAAATGGCAAAGCCACTTAAGGAATTTGACGTCAAAAAAGATGATGTTACGTGGATTGCCCCAAACTGGTACCAAACGCACAAGCTTCGGAACAAAACAAATGACTTCTGTGCGACTATTCAGTGTTATCAGTATGGAGATAAAGACGACATACATTGGCCATTCTTCGACTACCTCGATTCAAAATCTCATACAGTTGATGTATTTACGCCAAAGTCAGATTTCCATTTCAAAGAAATGTACGATAAAGTGATGAAAGAGTATGAAGAATTTATGGCAGGCAAGAAAACAAACTTGTGA